The following coding sequences are from one Humulus lupulus chromosome X, drHumLupu1.1, whole genome shotgun sequence window:
- the LOC133806484 gene encoding uncharacterized protein LOC133806484 has translation MVIGANPPLAVFEGFLRRIWGNLGIDRVAWMNSGFTMVQFRDEATRDMVLESGVIHFDKKPVILRPWSSDVETIRSVKSVPVWIRLLGLGLQYWGVNCLSSLVSTIGTPIMFDKVTKARTMIKFARILVDMEIAEHLPMHIHYLNERGQIMEQAIEYEWLPTKCSNCKKLGHSAAVCKHSPTVIKKNSEPSNQANPVTMITSETTADTPISRL, from the coding sequence ATGGTTATTGGGGCCAATCCACCTCTGGCTGTTTTTGAAGGATTTCTCAGGAGAATTTGGGGTAATCTTGGAATTGATCGTGTGGCCTGGATGAATTCTGGATTCACAATGGTTCAGTTTAGAGATGAGGCAACTAGGGATATGGTGCTTGAATCTGGAGTGATTCACTTTGACAAGAAGCCAGTAATTCTCAGACCTTGGTCTTCAGATGTTGAAACTATAAGGTCAGTCAAATCTGTCCCTGTTTGGATTCGTTTACTAGGTCTTGGGCTGCAATATTGGGGTGTTAATTGTTTGAGTTCTCTAGTTAGCACGATTGGCACTCCTATTATGTTTGAtaaggtcacaaaagcaaggacTATGATTAAATTTGCTAGAATCTTAGTTGATATGGAGATTGCAGAACATCTTCCTATGCATATCCACTATCTAAATGAGAGAGGTCAGATTATGGAGCAAGCCATTGAGTATGAGTGGCTCCCCACTAAGTGTTCTAACTGTAAGAAATTGGGTCATTCTGCGGCTGTCTGTAAGCATTCTCCAACTGTTATAAAGAAGAATTCAGAGCCTTCAAACCAGGCTAATCCAGTTACTATGATAACAAGTGAAACTACTGCTGACACTCCAATTAGCAGACTCTAG